A genomic stretch from Ooceraea biroi isolate clonal line C1 chromosome 3, Obir_v5.4, whole genome shotgun sequence includes:
- the LOC105281365 gene encoding larval cuticle protein A3A, whose amino-acid sequence MKHTVLKPVSRHQQWYQCDHHVLQNFLPHAQIIGYFATLLAVARAGIIGPGAAAVAVAQQPTATIIRTENYNSRPRYSFGYSVADGLTGDNKAQEETRDGDVVQGSYSLIEPDGGRRVVSYAADPINGFNAVVQRDPSITVKTAAVAAAPIVAPSVIAAAAPAAVAVRPQTTIFGVPLVRQPLVPGSALAATNVVAANSGLVNLGVDLGSLGVRSGSLSQAVVADSYGSDSIVKIH is encoded by the exons ATGAAGCATACAGTCCTTAAACCAGTATCGAGACATCAGCAGTGGTATCAGTGTGATCATCATGTCTTACAAA atttcctTCCTCATGCACAGATTATCGGTTATTTCGCCACCTTACTGGCTGTCGCCCGTGCCGGGATCATTGGCCCAGGTGCAGCTGCAGTAGCAGTCGCGCAACAGCCAACTGCAACGATTATCAGAACCGAAAACTACAACTCTCGTCCTCGATATAGCTTCGGTTATAGCGTGGCAGATGGTCTCACTG GCGACAACAAGGCGCAGGAAGAAACTCGGGACGGCGACGTAGTTCAGGGAAGTTACAGCTTAATCGAGCCCGACGGTGGCCGCCGCGTCGTCTCCTATGCGGCCGATCCCATCAACGGTTTTAACGCGGTCGTGCAGCGGGACCCCAGCATCACGGTAAAGACCGCCGCCGTTGCAGCTGCACCCATTGTTGCGCCCTCCGTGATCGCTGCAGCTGCGCCGGCCGCCGTTGCGGTTCGCCCACAG ACGACCATCTTTGGTGTTCCTCTGGTGAGGCAGCCGCTTGTCCCGGGATCCGCGTTGGCCGCCACGAACGTTGTCGCCGCGAACTCGGGCCTGGTGAACTTGGGAGTGGACCTTGGATCACTGGGAGTTAGATCAGGATCCCTCTCGCAGGCTGTCGTCGCGGACAGTTATGGCAGCGACAGTATCGTGAAAATTCATTAA